The Methanothrix sp. sequence TACTTCGTCAAGGACGTGCCAAAGACAAGATCCGGAAAGATCATGCGCAGGGTCATAAAGGCCAAGGCGCTGGGCAAGCCGGTCGGCGACATCTCAGCCCTCGCGAACCCCGAGTCCGTCGAGAACATCCCGCTCATAGTCTGAGCGCGGAATTTTATTCATTTTTTACATCTTTCAGCGACTGATGCTGCTTCGGAGGTTGTGGATTTTATAGTTCTTTGCGCCACTTCATGTAAATCCATTTAAAAGCTACTGGATAACTCATACTTCATAGATGATTTTATGTGACATGTGATATTATATCAACTTATGCGGAATACTATACTCCAGTTATCAGTGAAGCTTACTGCCTACTCACCAGAACCTGCGAGGACGATGAGTACCGATGACGGCGAGCTATTGCTCCAGCATCTCTGCTCACTAAGAAAGCAAAGACCTGAGAAATCTTGCTTCCTGGGATTCCTGCAGTTGGCCGCATTTCTCATCATCTGGAGGAGACTGTGAATTTTGAGACGACTTCGTTAATAAAGATACGAGGTTTAGGATTCATACCTGCTCTCACTTTTCCGGATATTCATCAGATGACCAGCTCCTGCAAGGGCTTCGTGAAAGACCGGTGGCGGCTCATGTTCGCGAACCATCGGAGATCTGGCCTGAGCCTGACTTTATGTGAAGTCTCTTTTCGATTTCGTCTTAAAATAACCAGCCGCCCTCGCTGGTCGCATGGTGTACTGGCAGAGGCACTGAACCTGTCGCAGTCGGTTGCTGATGCAGTTTTGAGCTGTCCTCACAGCCAGTCTCTTTGGGCGCGCTCAGAGATCCAGCCACACGTCTCCCATCTGCGCCTCGCATCTCGTGCGAGACGCTTTTATCTTCATCCCTATCAGCTCCATTCATGAGATGCTTAATCGCATGCGCCATGATACTGCTGGTCGCACAGGCAGTCGCGCATCCGCTTGAAGCCAGCGGAAGGGTGAGCAGCATATCGAGTGGTGATACGTTCATGGTAGACGGCTTCGGCCTGGTTCATCTCGCCGATGTGCGGGCGCCGGATGTCCATACAGCAGATGGCGTCCACTCAAAGGAGTACACCATGGAGAGGCTTCTGAACGTGCAGGTCTTTCTCGATATCGATAACATGACAGGATACCAGCCCGGTGGAACAACAGAGTGTCTTGTCTACCTCTCCAACCCGGATGGTACGCCAGACCTGCGAAGGCTCTTCAACAGAATTATCGTGGAGGCAGGCTTCGCGAATTTACACGATGACGAGAACGAGTTCGATCCGGCCTCGTGGTGATGGGCGCAGTTTTGACTCCAGATGGGTCACGTACGCGCACCCTTAACATGATCCCGGATCAGCCCTTCCAGAAAACCGGCTATGCCGCCTGGATAGCATACCTCGAGCGCGTCGAGCTCGGCCATCATCCTGCCATCGAGGCCGGCGCTTCTGAGAAGCTCTCTGTAGTGTTTATCTGCAGCTTTCTTGTCAGCCCTGACCATGGGGAGATGCAGCCTCGCGACCTGATCCGGGGTCAGAGCCACGTGAATCACCTGCATCCCCCGGAGAGCATTGCCGAGAGCACGTACGAAGGAGAGACCCGATGGGCTCAGATCCGCCATGCATAGAACAAGCGTTTCCCCACCTGTTGCTCTGCTGCGGAGATCCTTCAGGGCATCGTCCAGTCGTGCTCCGCTTACTGATACAAGGGTGATTCCATGCCGGTTGCAGACCGGCCAGATCAGGGGGTTGAGCGCAGATCGGTCGATCCACAGCTCTGCATGTGCTCCCGATGAAATGCGATCCGGGGTGAGCACATGCATGCCTGGCACCTCCTCCAGAAGTGCATCCCGTGGAATATACCCCAGTTCGGATGCGAGCGTGGCCCACTTGACCAGGCGGCTGGCATCGCTCTCATCAAACTGCCTTGTCACCCGTATCTCGCCCACAAACCCTCCGCATATCGGATAGTCAGGTTCGCATCTGCGAAGAGCATAATAGAAGAGAGACCTCACAGTCGTCCTGGGCCGGTTGAACTCCCCGAATACCTTCGCCACCCACCTGCACTTTGTCCTGCACGTCTCGGTCTCGACAAAGGGCTCTGCCATCGGCATCAACCTCTGTGGCATCGCTTATTAACCTGGCTCTCTGCAGCTGGCTGCGAATAAGCCCTCCTGATGTGAAAGGGCATTCCCGATATGACAATGCCTGCTAAGCCCCTCTTGAGCACCAATCAAATAAATTTGATTTAAATAATCTACCGTTGATTTAATATATCCCCTCACAGACTGTAGATTATGCCCAGATGGATATACCCGGATTTCGATCTAAGGCCATCGCGGCCTCTCTTCACGTGCATAATCTCAAACACGCATGTAGGAAAGATACCAGGAGTGAGCGCTGCTGGCGTCACGCCTGAGCTCACGTTTTACACGCCTGGCGCGGATGCTGAGCTGGTTGAGTTCAACAGGATCGTCACAATGCCAGGGCTCCCTGAGACGCCCGGAGGATGCCCTACGCCCGGCATAATCACAAGGGCCGCGCTGAGCCTGACCGGGGTGCCTGCGCTCTTCGTTGCCAGCGGCCTGGAGAAGAAGCCCGCTGTTCCATATGTTGAGCTTGGTGGTGCGGCAGGCGGAGATATAAGATATGTGCCAGGTGTGCCTGAGGCACCAGCGATAATGGAGAGGGCTGAGATTCTTGGAAGAAAGGTATCGGCCCTCTCAGACTGCATATTCATCGGAGAATCCATTGCCGGAGGCACAACCACAGCGCTAGCAGTGCTGCAAGCCATCGGATATAATGGGAGTGTAAGCAGCAGCTTTGATGCAAACCCGATCGAGCTCAAAATGGAGATCGTCAGGGAATCTCTGAGGAGATGCGATGCAGAGCCGGGGGAGTTCAGGAATGATATCATGCGGGCGATCGTGGAGTTCGGAGACCCGATGATCCCGTGCGCTTTGGGCCTTCTCAAAGGCATCGGCTCATCCACGCGGGTCGTCCTCTCCGGCGGAACCCAGCTCGCTGCGGTGCTCCTTCTGGCCAGGCGGCTTGGGATCGAGGGGGATTTCTCGATAGCAACAACGAAGTATGTGGCCGAGGACCGCAGCGCCAGCTTCAGGGATATCGTCGAGGATTCCGGATGGCCCTATTATGTCGTGGATCCCGGCCTTGGGAGATCGAAAATCCCCGTGATCCAGGCGTTCACCAGGGGTTTCGTGAAGGAAGGTGTCGGTGCTGGAGGGGCAGCGCTACTTGCGGGAATCCTCGGCGTAACGCAGGAGAGGCTGGTCGAAGAGACCGACAGGGTGCTGATGACTGTGGAGCTTCCAGGATGCGCATCCAGAGCATGAGCTTCCTCGAGAGGGGTTGAGAGAAAACAGTCTTCGCCCCTTTTTCGCAAACACGTGTGCACCAGGACAGCATTATCTGTTAGATGTTATTTTATAAATGTATATTTTATTGACTTCGATTCGCTGTTGCGCAAAGATCCATCGCACATCAAACTGCAACCCAGCATATCTGCGATCAGGCCGTCAAATCATGTGAAGATCACTCCATCCGCTGTGTTCAGAGATGACCCAAAGGGATTTATCCGGACATCATCTGTATTCGAATCACTGCTCAGAGGGCTGTGACAATGCAAGATAGATGCGATATGGCCTGCGACGGGTGTGATGCGCGTGGATCCTGCACAGATGAAGTGAAGCGCATGAGACGGATAAAAAGAAAGATGCTTGTGGGAAGCGGAAAGGGGGGCGTGGGCAAAAGCACGGTGGCGGCATATCTCGCGATCTGGCTGGCCAAGAAGGGGTACAGCGTCGGCTTGCTTGATGCGGATATAACGGGACCGAACATACCAAAGCTGCTGGGAATAGAGAATGAGCGCCTCACAGTGGGACCTGATGGCATACATCCTGCGACTGTTGGCAACATCAGGGTCGTGTCGATGGCCCTCATACTTCCAACATCAGGGACCTCGGTTGTCTGGCGCGGCCCGATGAAGATGGCAGCCATAAAGCAGTTCATCTCTGAGGTATGCTGGGGGGATCTCGATTACCTGATCGTGGATCTTCCGCCTGGAACGAGCGACGAGCCCATAAGCCTGGTCCAGCTGATACCTGATCTGGATGGAGTTGTGGTTGTCACAACACCGCAGGATGTCGCAATTCTCGATACGCAGAAATCTGTCGACATGTTCAGGAAGATGAATGTGCGCGTGATCGGTATGGTCGAGAACATGAGCGGTCTCGTATGCCCGCACTGTGGAGAGATGATAGATTTCGGATCAGGAAATGGTGAGATCTCTGCCAGGGATATGGGCGTGGATTTCCTGGGCTCGGTGCCCATTGATCCGGAGCTGGGCAGGCCATACAGATATCTCGATGGAGCTGAGGGGAGTTCACCCGGGCTCAGATCGATGGAGATGATAGCCTCCAGGATAGCCGGTGCGATTGACTGAGATGATGCTGCGGGTCTTCTTCAGGGGTGACGATCTGAACAGGGAGGCGCTCCGCTCTCTCTTCGAGAACTCCTTTCGCGGTCTTGGACTCTTCATGGAGTTCTCAGATCCACCGGAGCATCTGGAGGGCAGGAATGACGCTGCTGATATCCTGAGCACGCTATTAAGAAAAACCGGAGCGCATCCATCCATCTGGGTGGTCGATGTCGATATACACCTTCCAGGCGCAGGCTCGATATTCGGATGTGCTGCCGGGCGATGCGCCATAACCACAACATCTGGTTTGGGGAGAAATGCCTGGATGAACGTGGCCATGCATGAGATAGGCCACATCCTCGGGCTGGACCACTGCACTGCGCAGTGCCTCATGCAGCCAGCAAGGAATGAGGAAGAGGTTGAGAAACGCCCTTTCACACTGTGCGAGCAGTGCTTCTGTATCGCAAGGGAGAATATGCGGCGTGGGCCAGTCTCTGAAGATGAGCTGAATCCCATACATTAGGTTCCAGGAACCCCTGTCCGCCCTCAAAGCGCATCTTCGCCAATTGCCGGAGACCCAGGTTGGACCCGACCTTTTCGCGAGCAGAACGATCCTATCTCCTTCAGGCGTCTGCAAACACTGTGATGAGCCCGACCTCCAAAAACCTGCAGACTTCACCTGCGCCGCTGCCTGAGCCCTTCGAGCATCGCATCGTATCTCTGTTTGATCCGCTCAATTATATCGATATGGCTCTCCTGGTGTGTGGGTATTATGATATCAGCTTCTGCCCCTGTGTAATCAGCTGCTGCAGTCACACCGTTCTCTCCAATATCCAGATGCATGTCCAGGGCGATCTCTCTTGCGATCGGCGTCATTGGCCTCACCGGACCCAGGCCGTGGGCCATCGCCCTGTACTCCCTCAGGGCAGAGTCGATCTCTCCGATCAGAGCCTCTGCACCGGGCACATCTTTCAGCAGGAGCACCAGCCTCTCCACACCCTCCTTAAGCTTCGAGAATGTTGAAGTGCCGATCTCCACGAGTTCCCCAGAGTAGTGCTCTCTTATCCTCTCCGCATATCCCGGGGATGCTACAAGCAGCCGGATCTCCCTGAGCCTGGCAGCATCGCTATCGTCGGGCCTGTAGGGGTTCACCACCACGTAATCGATGCCAAGGCGCCTGGCCAGGCTTTCATATATGGGGGTGATGCCGATCATATCACGCTTTCTGACGATCATCTCCCTCAAGAACTCAGGGCTCGCTGACTGCAGGCCGAAGTACTCCGCGAACCCTCTTGTTGTCCTGAGCTCCCTGGTTCTGCCCTTCTTGCTCGCGCTTATCAGCCCCATCCTCTCCAGGATCCTGACGTGCTCGTAGCATTTGTTCCCGCGGATCCGCGCGAGCTCACTCTGCGTAATCGGCTGCCTGTATGCGATGACAGCGAGCGTGCGTATCACCGAGGAGTCGAGTTCCCGCGGCGCGATCATCGTCACTGCCTGAGCCAGATCCCCTCGCACCTGCATCACAAAGGAGCCCCCGACGGCTCTTACCTCGATGCCGCCACCACGAGATGCGTACTCCCTCAAAAGGG is a genomic window containing:
- a CDS encoding TIGR00303 family protein; translated protein: MPRWIYPDFDLRPSRPLFTCIISNTHVGKIPGVSAAGVTPELTFYTPGADAELVEFNRIVTMPGLPETPGGCPTPGIITRAALSLTGVPALFVASGLEKKPAVPYVELGGAAGGDIRYVPGVPEAPAIMERAEILGRKVSALSDCIFIGESIAGGTTTALAVLQAIGYNGSVSSSFDANPIELKMEIVRESLRRCDAEPGEFRNDIMRAIVEFGDPMIPCALGLLKGIGSSTRVVLSGGTQLAAVLLLARRLGIEGDFSIATTKYVAEDRSASFRDIVEDSGWPYYVVDPGLGRSKIPVIQAFTRGFVKEGVGAGGAALLAGILGVTQERLVEETDRVLMTVELPGCASRA
- a CDS encoding Mrp/NBP35 family ATP-binding protein; protein product: MRRIKRKMLVGSGKGGVGKSTVAAYLAIWLAKKGYSVGLLDADITGPNIPKLLGIENERLTVGPDGIHPATVGNIRVVSMALILPTSGTSVVWRGPMKMAAIKQFISEVCWGDLDYLIVDLPPGTSDEPISLVQLIPDLDGVVVVTTPQDVAILDTQKSVDMFRKMNVRVIGMVENMSGLVCPHCGEMIDFGSGNGEISARDMGVDFLGSVPIDPELGRPYRYLDGAEGSSPGLRSMEMIASRIAGAID
- a CDS encoding matrixin family metalloprotease, producing MMLRVFFRGDDLNREALRSLFENSFRGLGLFMEFSDPPEHLEGRNDAADILSTLLRKTGAHPSIWVVDVDIHLPGAGSIFGCAAGRCAITTTSGLGRNAWMNVAMHEIGHILGLDHCTAQCLMQPARNEEEVEKRPFTLCEQCFCIARENMRRGPVSEDELNPIH
- the scpB gene encoding SMC-Scp complex subunit ScpB, translated to MWIKRTSLLMGGPRTTKADAKALVEAMLFAAGRPLSVEEMSGISGLDAGDVLDAAESLLREYASRGGGIEVRAVGGSFVMQVRGDLAQAVTMIAPRELDSSVIRTLAVIAYRQPITQSELARIRGNKCYEHVRILERMGLISASKKGRTRELRTTRGFAEYFGLQSASPEFLREMIVRKRDMIGITPIYESLARRLGIDYVVVNPYRPDDSDAARLREIRLLVASPGYAERIREHYSGELVEIGTSTFSKLKEGVERLVLLLKDVPGAEALIGEIDSALREYRAMAHGLGPVRPMTPIAREIALDMHLDIGENGVTAAADYTGAEADIIIPTHQESHIDIIERIKQRYDAMLEGLRQRRR